Proteins found in one Hippopotamus amphibius kiboko isolate mHipAmp2 chromosome 12, mHipAmp2.hap2, whole genome shotgun sequence genomic segment:
- the ZNF385A gene encoding zinc finger protein 385A isoform X6 produces MILGSLSRAGPLPLLRQPPIMQPPLDLKQILPFPLEPAPTLGLFSNYSTMDPVQKAVLSHTFGGPLLKTKRPIISCNVCQIRFNSQSQAEAHYKGNRHARRVKGIEAAKTRGRESSVREPGDPVPPGGTPPNGDGIAPRPVSMENGLGPAPGSPEKQPGSPSPPSIPETGQGATKGEGGTPAPASLPGGSKEEEEKAKRLLYCALCKVAVNSLSQLEAHNKGTKHKTILEARSGLGPIKAYPRLGPPTPGEPEAPAQDRTFHCEICNVKVNSEVQLKQHISSRRHRDGVAGKPNPLLSRHKKPRGAGELAGTLTFSKELPKSLAGGLLPSPLAVAAVMAAAAGSPLSLRPAPAAPLLQGPPITHPLLHPAPGPIRTAHGPILFSPY; encoded by the exons ATGATCCTCG GCAGCTTGAGCCGGGCAGGGCCCCTCCCTCTGCTACGGCAGCCCCCCATCATGCAGCCCCCACTGGACCTCAAGCAGATCCTGCCCTTCCCACTGGAGCCGGCACCCACCCTGGGCCTCTTCAGCAACTACAGCACT ATGGACCCCGTGCAGAAGGCTGTACTCTCCCACACTTTTGGGGGACCCTTGCTCAAGACCAAGCGGCCCATCATTTCCTGTAATGTCTGTCAGATCCGCTTCAATTCTCAG AGCCAGGCTGAGGCACACTACAAGGGTAATCGCCATGCCCGAAGAGTCAAAGGTATCGAGGCTGCCAAGACCCGAGGCAGGGAGTCTAGCGTCCGGGAACCAGGAGACCCAGTTCCCCCAGGAGGCACTCCCCCAAATGGAGATGGTATAGCCCCCCGTCCAG TTTCCATGGAGAATGGACTGGGTCCAGCCCCAGGATCCCCAGAGAAACAGCCtggctccccatcccctcccagcATTCCGGAGACTGGTCAGGGTGCAACCAAGGGTGAAGGGGGgactccagccccagcctccctgcctggaGGTagcaaggaagaggaggagaaggccaAGCGGCTCCTCTACTGTGCTCTGTGCAAGGTGGCAGTGAACTCCCTGTCCCAGCTTGAGGCACATAACAAAG GTACTAAGCACAAGACAATTCTGGAGGCCCGAAGTGGACTGGGCCCCATCAAAGCTTACCCTCGGCTGGGGCCTCCCACTCCCGGGGAACCAGAGGCCCCTGCGCAGGACCGAACCTTCCACTGTGAGATCTGCAACGTCAAAGTCAATTCGGAGGTCCAGCTGAAACAG CACATTTCCAGCCGGCGACACCGAGATGGTGTGGCCGGGAAGCCCAACCCGCTACTGAGCCGTCACAAGAAGCCCAGGGGCGCCGGGGAGCTGGCG GGCACTCTGACTTTCTCCAAGGAGCTGCCCAAGTCCCTGGCCGGAggcctgctccccagccccctggCGGTGGCTGCGGTGATGGCAGCGGCAGCAGGCTCCCCGCTGTCTCTGCGCCCGGCTCCAGCCGCACCTCTTCTCCAGGGACCGCCGATCACCCACCCGCTGCTCCACCCGGCCCCCGGGCCCATCCGAACTGCGCACGGACCCATCCTCTTCTCCCCCTACTGA
- the ZNF385A gene encoding zinc finger protein 385A isoform X3: protein MPRRQAEGPLARTRSSWNECLDLDTPSSPLFALAPLHASGAPYPRPRPRPSLSPASGAGSGPGRRRLPFSPPARPHSPEPPGQRAPRPRPARPGQARPPRPGPPPRAMEPRPPGSRRMDPVQKAVLSHTFGGPLLKTKRPIISCNVCQIRFNSQSQAEAHYKGNRHARRVKGIEAAKTRGRESSVREPGDPVPPGGTPPNGDGIAPRPVSMENGLGPAPGSPEKQPGSPSPPSIPETGQGATKGEGGTPAPASLPGGSKEEEEKAKRLLYCALCKVAVNSLSQLEAHNKGTKHKTILEARSGLGPIKAYPRLGPPTPGEPEAPAQDRTFHCEICNVKVNSEVQLKQGTLTFSKELPKSLAGGLLPSPLAVAAVMAAAAGSPLSLRPAPAAPLLQGPPITHPLLHPAPGPIRTAHGPILFSPY from the exons ATGCCCCGTCGCCAGGCCGAGGGGCCCCTTGCCAGGACCAGGTCTTCCTGGAACGAGTGTCTGGACCTGGACACCCCGTCCTCTCCTCTTTTCGCCCTAGCGCCCCTTCATGCCTCTGGAGCTCCCTATCCCCGCCCCCGTCCTCGGCCCTCCCTCAGCCCCGCCTCTGGGGCGGGCTCTGGGCCGGGCCGGCGCCgcctccccttctccccgccGGCCCGGCCGCACAGCCCCGAACCACCCGGGCAACGAGCGCCGCGTCCCCGGCCTGCCCGGCCCGGCCAGGCTCGGCCTCCCCGCCCGGGTCCGCCGCCCCGGGCCATGGAGCCGCGTCCCCCGGGGTCCCGCAGG ATGGACCCCGTGCAGAAGGCTGTACTCTCCCACACTTTTGGGGGACCCTTGCTCAAGACCAAGCGGCCCATCATTTCCTGTAATGTCTGTCAGATCCGCTTCAATTCTCAG AGCCAGGCTGAGGCACACTACAAGGGTAATCGCCATGCCCGAAGAGTCAAAGGTATCGAGGCTGCCAAGACCCGAGGCAGGGAGTCTAGCGTCCGGGAACCAGGAGACCCAGTTCCCCCAGGAGGCACTCCCCCAAATGGAGATGGTATAGCCCCCCGTCCAG TTTCCATGGAGAATGGACTGGGTCCAGCCCCAGGATCCCCAGAGAAACAGCCtggctccccatcccctcccagcATTCCGGAGACTGGTCAGGGTGCAACCAAGGGTGAAGGGGGgactccagccccagcctccctgcctggaGGTagcaaggaagaggaggagaaggccaAGCGGCTCCTCTACTGTGCTCTGTGCAAGGTGGCAGTGAACTCCCTGTCCCAGCTTGAGGCACATAACAAAG GTACTAAGCACAAGACAATTCTGGAGGCCCGAAGTGGACTGGGCCCCATCAAAGCTTACCCTCGGCTGGGGCCTCCCACTCCCGGGGAACCAGAGGCCCCTGCGCAGGACCGAACCTTCCACTGTGAGATCTGCAACGTCAAAGTCAATTCGGAGGTCCAGCTGAAACAG GGCACTCTGACTTTCTCCAAGGAGCTGCCCAAGTCCCTGGCCGGAggcctgctccccagccccctggCGGTGGCTGCGGTGATGGCAGCGGCAGCAGGCTCCCCGCTGTCTCTGCGCCCGGCTCCAGCCGCACCTCTTCTCCAGGGACCGCCGATCACCCACCCGCTGCTCCACCCGGCCCCCGGGCCCATCCGAACTGCGCACGGACCCATCCTCTTCTCCCCCTACTGA
- the ZNF385A gene encoding zinc finger protein 385A isoform X1 has translation MPRRQAEGPLARTRSSWNECLDLDTPSSPLFALAPLHASGAPYPRPRPRPSLSPASGAGSGPGRRRLPFSPPARPHSPEPPGQRAPRPRPARPGQARPPRPGPPPRAMEPRPPGSRRMDPVQKAVLSHTFGGPLLKTKRPIISCNVCQIRFNSQSQAEAHYKGNRHARRVKGIEAAKTRGRESSVREPGDPVPPGGTPPNGDGIAPRPVSMENGLGPAPGSPEKQPGSPSPPSIPETGQGATKGEGGTPAPASLPGGSKEEEEKAKRLLYCALCKVAVNSLSQLEAHNKGTKHKTILEARSGLGPIKAYPRLGPPTPGEPEAPAQDRTFHCEICNVKVNSEVQLKQHISSRRHRDGVAGKPNPLLSRHKKPRGAGELAGTLTFSKELPKSLAGGLLPSPLAVAAVMAAAAGSPLSLRPAPAAPLLQGPPITHPLLHPAPGPIRTAHGPILFSPY, from the exons ATGCCCCGTCGCCAGGCCGAGGGGCCCCTTGCCAGGACCAGGTCTTCCTGGAACGAGTGTCTGGACCTGGACACCCCGTCCTCTCCTCTTTTCGCCCTAGCGCCCCTTCATGCCTCTGGAGCTCCCTATCCCCGCCCCCGTCCTCGGCCCTCCCTCAGCCCCGCCTCTGGGGCGGGCTCTGGGCCGGGCCGGCGCCgcctccccttctccccgccGGCCCGGCCGCACAGCCCCGAACCACCCGGGCAACGAGCGCCGCGTCCCCGGCCTGCCCGGCCCGGCCAGGCTCGGCCTCCCCGCCCGGGTCCGCCGCCCCGGGCCATGGAGCCGCGTCCCCCGGGGTCCCGCAGG ATGGACCCCGTGCAGAAGGCTGTACTCTCCCACACTTTTGGGGGACCCTTGCTCAAGACCAAGCGGCCCATCATTTCCTGTAATGTCTGTCAGATCCGCTTCAATTCTCAG AGCCAGGCTGAGGCACACTACAAGGGTAATCGCCATGCCCGAAGAGTCAAAGGTATCGAGGCTGCCAAGACCCGAGGCAGGGAGTCTAGCGTCCGGGAACCAGGAGACCCAGTTCCCCCAGGAGGCACTCCCCCAAATGGAGATGGTATAGCCCCCCGTCCAG TTTCCATGGAGAATGGACTGGGTCCAGCCCCAGGATCCCCAGAGAAACAGCCtggctccccatcccctcccagcATTCCGGAGACTGGTCAGGGTGCAACCAAGGGTGAAGGGGGgactccagccccagcctccctgcctggaGGTagcaaggaagaggaggagaaggccaAGCGGCTCCTCTACTGTGCTCTGTGCAAGGTGGCAGTGAACTCCCTGTCCCAGCTTGAGGCACATAACAAAG GTACTAAGCACAAGACAATTCTGGAGGCCCGAAGTGGACTGGGCCCCATCAAAGCTTACCCTCGGCTGGGGCCTCCCACTCCCGGGGAACCAGAGGCCCCTGCGCAGGACCGAACCTTCCACTGTGAGATCTGCAACGTCAAAGTCAATTCGGAGGTCCAGCTGAAACAG CACATTTCCAGCCGGCGACACCGAGATGGTGTGGCCGGGAAGCCCAACCCGCTACTGAGCCGTCACAAGAAGCCCAGGGGCGCCGGGGAGCTGGCG GGCACTCTGACTTTCTCCAAGGAGCTGCCCAAGTCCCTGGCCGGAggcctgctccccagccccctggCGGTGGCTGCGGTGATGGCAGCGGCAGCAGGCTCCCCGCTGTCTCTGCGCCCGGCTCCAGCCGCACCTCTTCTCCAGGGACCGCCGATCACCCACCCGCTGCTCCACCCGGCCCCCGGGCCCATCCGAACTGCGCACGGACCCATCCTCTTCTCCCCCTACTGA
- the ZNF385A gene encoding zinc finger protein 385A isoform X5: protein MDPVQKAVLSHTFGGPLLKTKRPIISCNVCQIRFNSQSQAEAHYKGNRHARRVKGIEAAKTRGRESSVREPGDPVPPGGTPPNGDGIAPRPVSMENGLGPAPGSPEKQPGSPSPPSIPETGQGATKGEGGTPAPASLPGGSKEEEEKAKRLLYCALCKVAVNSLSQLEAHNKGTKHKTILEARSGLGPIKAYPRLGPPTPGEPEAPAQDRTFHCEICNVKVNSEVQLKQHISSRRHRDGVAGKPNPLLSRHKKPRGAGELAGTLTFSKELPKSLAGGLLPSPLAVAAVMAAAAGSPLSLRPAPAAPLLQGPPITHPLLHPAPGPIRTAHGPILFSPY, encoded by the exons ATGGACCCCGTGCAGAAGGCTGTACTCTCCCACACTTTTGGGGGACCCTTGCTCAAGACCAAGCGGCCCATCATTTCCTGTAATGTCTGTCAGATCCGCTTCAATTCTCAG AGCCAGGCTGAGGCACACTACAAGGGTAATCGCCATGCCCGAAGAGTCAAAGGTATCGAGGCTGCCAAGACCCGAGGCAGGGAGTCTAGCGTCCGGGAACCAGGAGACCCAGTTCCCCCAGGAGGCACTCCCCCAAATGGAGATGGTATAGCCCCCCGTCCAG TTTCCATGGAGAATGGACTGGGTCCAGCCCCAGGATCCCCAGAGAAACAGCCtggctccccatcccctcccagcATTCCGGAGACTGGTCAGGGTGCAACCAAGGGTGAAGGGGGgactccagccccagcctccctgcctggaGGTagcaaggaagaggaggagaaggccaAGCGGCTCCTCTACTGTGCTCTGTGCAAGGTGGCAGTGAACTCCCTGTCCCAGCTTGAGGCACATAACAAAG GTACTAAGCACAAGACAATTCTGGAGGCCCGAAGTGGACTGGGCCCCATCAAAGCTTACCCTCGGCTGGGGCCTCCCACTCCCGGGGAACCAGAGGCCCCTGCGCAGGACCGAACCTTCCACTGTGAGATCTGCAACGTCAAAGTCAATTCGGAGGTCCAGCTGAAACAG CACATTTCCAGCCGGCGACACCGAGATGGTGTGGCCGGGAAGCCCAACCCGCTACTGAGCCGTCACAAGAAGCCCAGGGGCGCCGGGGAGCTGGCG GGCACTCTGACTTTCTCCAAGGAGCTGCCCAAGTCCCTGGCCGGAggcctgctccccagccccctggCGGTGGCTGCGGTGATGGCAGCGGCAGCAGGCTCCCCGCTGTCTCTGCGCCCGGCTCCAGCCGCACCTCTTCTCCAGGGACCGCCGATCACCCACCCGCTGCTCCACCCGGCCCCCGGGCCCATCCGAACTGCGCACGGACCCATCCTCTTCTCCCCCTACTGA
- the ZNF385A gene encoding zinc finger protein 385A isoform X2, with protein MPLELPIPAPVLGPPSAPPLGRALGRAGAASPSPRRPGRTAPNHPGNERRVPGLPGPARLGLPARVRRPGPWSRVPRGPAGLPPQMDPVQKAVLSHTFGGPLLKTKRPIISCNVCQIRFNSQSQAEAHYKGNRHARRVKGIEAAKTRGRESSVREPGDPVPPGGTPPNGDGIAPRPVSMENGLGPAPGSPEKQPGSPSPPSIPETGQGATKGEGGTPAPASLPGGSKEEEEKAKRLLYCALCKVAVNSLSQLEAHNKGTKHKTILEARSGLGPIKAYPRLGPPTPGEPEAPAQDRTFHCEICNVKVNSEVQLKQHISSRRHRDGVAGKPNPLLSRHKKPRGAGELAGTLTFSKELPKSLAGGLLPSPLAVAAVMAAAAGSPLSLRPAPAAPLLQGPPITHPLLHPAPGPIRTAHGPILFSPY; from the exons ATGCCTCTGGAGCTCCCTATCCCCGCCCCCGTCCTCGGCCCTCCCTCAGCCCCGCCTCTGGGGCGGGCTCTGGGCCGGGCCGGCGCCgcctccccttctccccgccGGCCCGGCCGCACAGCCCCGAACCACCCGGGCAACGAGCGCCGCGTCCCCGGCCTGCCCGGCCCGGCCAGGCTCGGCCTCCCCGCCCGGGTCCGCCGCCCCGGGCCATGGAGCCGCGTCCCCCGGGGTCCCGCAGG CCTGCCTCCACAGATGGACCCCGTGCAGAAGGCTGTACTCTCCCACACTTTTGGGGGACCCTTGCTCAAGACCAAGCGGCCCATCATTTCCTGTAATGTCTGTCAGATCCGCTTCAATTCTCAG AGCCAGGCTGAGGCACACTACAAGGGTAATCGCCATGCCCGAAGAGTCAAAGGTATCGAGGCTGCCAAGACCCGAGGCAGGGAGTCTAGCGTCCGGGAACCAGGAGACCCAGTTCCCCCAGGAGGCACTCCCCCAAATGGAGATGGTATAGCCCCCCGTCCAG TTTCCATGGAGAATGGACTGGGTCCAGCCCCAGGATCCCCAGAGAAACAGCCtggctccccatcccctcccagcATTCCGGAGACTGGTCAGGGTGCAACCAAGGGTGAAGGGGGgactccagccccagcctccctgcctggaGGTagcaaggaagaggaggagaaggccaAGCGGCTCCTCTACTGTGCTCTGTGCAAGGTGGCAGTGAACTCCCTGTCCCAGCTTGAGGCACATAACAAAG GTACTAAGCACAAGACAATTCTGGAGGCCCGAAGTGGACTGGGCCCCATCAAAGCTTACCCTCGGCTGGGGCCTCCCACTCCCGGGGAACCAGAGGCCCCTGCGCAGGACCGAACCTTCCACTGTGAGATCTGCAACGTCAAAGTCAATTCGGAGGTCCAGCTGAAACAG CACATTTCCAGCCGGCGACACCGAGATGGTGTGGCCGGGAAGCCCAACCCGCTACTGAGCCGTCACAAGAAGCCCAGGGGCGCCGGGGAGCTGGCG GGCACTCTGACTTTCTCCAAGGAGCTGCCCAAGTCCCTGGCCGGAggcctgctccccagccccctggCGGTGGCTGCGGTGATGGCAGCGGCAGCAGGCTCCCCGCTGTCTCTGCGCCCGGCTCCAGCCGCACCTCTTCTCCAGGGACCGCCGATCACCCACCCGCTGCTCCACCCGGCCCCCGGGCCCATCCGAACTGCGCACGGACCCATCCTCTTCTCCCCCTACTGA
- the GPR84 gene encoding G-protein coupled receptor 84, with the protein MWNTSDANFSCYHESVLGYRYVAVTWGVVVAVTGTVGNVLTLLALAIQPKLRTRFNLLIANLTVADLVYCTLLQPFSVDTYLHLHWRTGATFCRVFGLLLFASNSVSILTLCLIALGRYLLIAHPKLFPQVFSAKGIVLALVSTWVVAVASFAPLWPVYILVPVVCTCSFDRIRGRPYTTILMGIYFVVGLSSVGVFYCLIHRQVKRAAQALDQYKLRQASIRSNHVAGTVEAMPGHFRELDSGLASGGPSEGISSEPVSAATTQTLEGDSSEVGDQNNSKAAKQMEEKSPPGVPAKARTTKRDQRGQDSPSEFGKVTRMCFAVFLCFSLSYIPFLLLNILDAKVQAPRVVHMLAANLTWLNGCINPVLYAAMNRQFRQAYGSLLKRGPQSFRRFH; encoded by the coding sequence ATGTGGAACACCTCTGATGCCAACTTCTCCTGCTACCATGAGTCTGTGCTGGGCTATCGTTACGTGGCAGTTACCTGGGGGGTGGTAGTGGCTGTGACAGGCACCGTGGGCAACGTGCTCACCCTACTGGCCTTGGCCATCCAGCCCAAGCTCCGTACCCGCTTCAACCTGCTCATCGCCAACCTCACGGTGGCCGATCTCGTCTACTGCACCCTTCTCCAGCCCTTCTCAGTGGACACCTACCTCCACCTGCACTGGCGCACCGGTGCCACCTTCTGCAGGGTCTTTGGGCTCCTCCTTTTTGCGTCCAACTCTGTCTCCATCCTCACCCTCTGCCTCATCGCCCTGGGACGCTACCTCCTCATTGCCCACCCTAAGCTCTTTCCCCAAGTTTTCAGTGCCAAGGGCATTGTGCTGGCACTGGTGAGCACCTGGGTGGTGGCTGTGGCCAGCTTCGCTCCTCTCTGGCCAGTCTATATCTTGGTGCCCGTAGTCTGCACCTGCAGCTTTGATCGCATTCGAGGCCGGCCCTATACCACCATCCTCATGGGCATCTACTTTGTGGTTGGGCTCAGCAGTGTCGGTGTCTTCTATTGCCTTATCCACCGCCAGGTGAAGCGAGCAGCACAGGCGCTGGATCAGTACAAGCTGCGCCAGGCGAGCATCCGCTCCAACCACGTGGCTGGGACAGTGGAGGCCATGCCTGGTCATTTCCGGGAGCTGGACAGCGGGCTGGCATCAGGAGGGCCCAGCGAGGGGATTTCATCTGAGCCAGTCAGTGCTGCCACCACCCAGACCCTGGAAGGGGACTCATCAGAAGTGGGGGACCAGAATAACAGCAAGGCAGCTAAGCAGATGGAAGAGAAAAGCCCTCCAGGAGTGCCTGCCAAGGCCAGGACAACTAAAAGAGACCAGAGAGGTCAAGACTCTCCATCAGAGTTTGGGAAGGTGACTCGGATGTGTTTTGCTGTGTTCCTCTGCTTCTCCCTGAGCTACATCCCCTTCCTGCTGCTCAACATCCTGGATGCCAAGGTCCAGGCTCCCCGGGTGGTCCACATGCTTGCTGCCAATCTCACCTGGCTCAATGGTTGTATCAACCCTGTGCTCTATGCAGCCATGAACCGCCAGTTCCGCCAAGCCTACGGCTCCCTCCTAAAACGAGGGCCCCAGAGTTTTCGTAGGTTCCATTAG
- the ZNF385A gene encoding zinc finger protein 385A isoform X4, whose translation MQPPLDLKQILPFPLEPAPTLGLFSNYSTMDPVQKAVLSHTFGGPLLKTKRPIISCNVCQIRFNSQSQAEAHYKGNRHARRVKGIEAAKTRGRESSVREPGDPVPPGGTPPNGDGIAPRPVSMENGLGPAPGSPEKQPGSPSPPSIPETGQGATKGEGGTPAPASLPGGSKEEEEKAKRLLYCALCKVAVNSLSQLEAHNKGTKHKTILEARSGLGPIKAYPRLGPPTPGEPEAPAQDRTFHCEICNVKVNSEVQLKQHISSRRHRDGVAGKPNPLLSRHKKPRGAGELAGTLTFSKELPKSLAGGLLPSPLAVAAVMAAAAGSPLSLRPAPAAPLLQGPPITHPLLHPAPGPIRTAHGPILFSPY comes from the exons ATGCAGCCCCCACTGGACCTCAAGCAGATCCTGCCCTTCCCACTGGAGCCGGCACCCACCCTGGGCCTCTTCAGCAACTACAGCACT ATGGACCCCGTGCAGAAGGCTGTACTCTCCCACACTTTTGGGGGACCCTTGCTCAAGACCAAGCGGCCCATCATTTCCTGTAATGTCTGTCAGATCCGCTTCAATTCTCAG AGCCAGGCTGAGGCACACTACAAGGGTAATCGCCATGCCCGAAGAGTCAAAGGTATCGAGGCTGCCAAGACCCGAGGCAGGGAGTCTAGCGTCCGGGAACCAGGAGACCCAGTTCCCCCAGGAGGCACTCCCCCAAATGGAGATGGTATAGCCCCCCGTCCAG TTTCCATGGAGAATGGACTGGGTCCAGCCCCAGGATCCCCAGAGAAACAGCCtggctccccatcccctcccagcATTCCGGAGACTGGTCAGGGTGCAACCAAGGGTGAAGGGGGgactccagccccagcctccctgcctggaGGTagcaaggaagaggaggagaaggccaAGCGGCTCCTCTACTGTGCTCTGTGCAAGGTGGCAGTGAACTCCCTGTCCCAGCTTGAGGCACATAACAAAG GTACTAAGCACAAGACAATTCTGGAGGCCCGAAGTGGACTGGGCCCCATCAAAGCTTACCCTCGGCTGGGGCCTCCCACTCCCGGGGAACCAGAGGCCCCTGCGCAGGACCGAACCTTCCACTGTGAGATCTGCAACGTCAAAGTCAATTCGGAGGTCCAGCTGAAACAG CACATTTCCAGCCGGCGACACCGAGATGGTGTGGCCGGGAAGCCCAACCCGCTACTGAGCCGTCACAAGAAGCCCAGGGGCGCCGGGGAGCTGGCG GGCACTCTGACTTTCTCCAAGGAGCTGCCCAAGTCCCTGGCCGGAggcctgctccccagccccctggCGGTGGCTGCGGTGATGGCAGCGGCAGCAGGCTCCCCGCTGTCTCTGCGCCCGGCTCCAGCCGCACCTCTTCTCCAGGGACCGCCGATCACCCACCCGCTGCTCCACCCGGCCCCCGGGCCCATCCGAACTGCGCACGGACCCATCCTCTTCTCCCCCTACTGA